From Scomber scombrus chromosome 9, fScoSco1.1, whole genome shotgun sequence, one genomic window encodes:
- the fam199x gene encoding protein FAM199X: protein MSDSLYEKFLAPEEPFPLLSQRANLSDVGTLDVSDFGCQLSSCHRTDPLHRFHSNRWNLTSCGTSVASSECSEELFSSVSVGDQDDCYSLLDDQELTSLDLFPEGSVCSDVSSSISTYWDWSDSEFEWQLPGSDIASGSDVLSDIIPSVPSSPCLFSKRKPKPHPHRNLDELPWSAMTNDEQVEYIEYLSRKVSTEMGLREQLDIIKIIDPCAQISPTDSEFIIELNCLTDEKLKQVRNYIREHSPRQRASSTREGWKRSSHSSASTGGVSGASSSNASMVSSASSSTGSTASNSVAGGTASACSGSSVANISRAHSDGNLSSAAERIRDSKKRSKQRKLQQKALRKRQLKEQRQARKERLSGLFLNEEVLSLRVTEEDDHGDDLDILM from the exons ATGTCCGACTCTCTGTATGAGAAGTTTTTGGCCCCGGAGGAgcctttccctctcctctctcagagAGCCAACCTCAGTGATGTGGGAACTCTGGACGTCAGCGACTTTGGCTGTCAGCTCTCCTCTTGTCACAGGACAGATCCTCTACACCGCTTCCACAGCAACAG GTGGAACCTTACATCCTGTGGGACCAGCGTTGCCAGCTCAGAGTGCAGCGAGGAgctcttctcctctgtgtctgtgggCGATCAGGACGACTGTTACTCCCTCCTGGATGACCAAGAACTAACATCTCTGGACCTGTTTCCAGAGGGCAGCGTCTGCAGCGACGTCTCCTCCTCTATCAGCACCTACTGGGACTGGTCCGACAGCGAGTTTGAGTGGCAG TTGCCAGGAAGTGACATTGCCAGCGGTAGCGATGTCCTCTCTGACATCATTCCAAGTGTGCCAAGTTCACCCTGTTTGTTTTCTAAGAGGAAGCCCAAGCCTCATCCTCATCGCAACCTGGATGAGCTGCCCTGGAGTGCCATGACCAACGATGAACAG GTCGAGTACATTGAGTACTTGAGTCGGAAGGTCAGCACAGAGATGGGTCTGAGAGAGCAGCTGGACATCATCAAGATCATCGACCCCTGCGCTCAAATCTCTCCAACAGACAGCGAATTCATCATAGAGCTCAACTGTCTCACAGACGAGAAGCTCAAACAG GTGCGGAACTACATCAGAGAGCACAGCCCCAGGCAGCGAGCCAGCAGCACcagagaaggatggaagaggagCAGCCACAGCAGCGCCAGCACCGGCGGCGTCAGTGGAGCCAGCAGCAGTAACGCCAGCATGGTCAGCTCCGCCAGCTCCTCCACCGGCTCCACGGCCTCCAACTCTGTAGCAG GTGGTACAGCTTCAGCCTGTAGTGGAAGCAGTGTGGCCAACATTAGCAGAGCTCACAGTGATGGCAACCTGTCCAGCGCTGCCGAACGCATAAGAGACTCTAAA AAACGTTCAAAGCAGCGTAAGCTTCAGCAAAAAGCCCTCCGGAAACGGCAGCTGAAAGAGCAGCGCCAGGCCCGCAAAGAGCGGCTGAGCGGCTTGTTTCTGAATGAGGAGGTGCTGTCGCTGCGGGTGACGGAGGAAGACGACCATGGCGACGACCTGGACATACTGATGTGA
- the commd5 gene encoding COMM domain-containing protein 5, whose product MSSSHAKDSSFLGGRIPAEVESLSKNLKDVDQEMFRKILKAVVSALEGKDCREVMKSIAESSVVPQERLSHIVAGMYRLLSEAIRIPVSSLKQEAFKEDLREVRIPEDFITDFSSVVFGNRRAVLDAATSQNDPHLPTLDQLKWRVDVAISTSSLARALQPSVLMQMKLSDGSFHRFEVPVTKFQELRYNVAMILKEMNALEKRSILKIQD is encoded by the exons ATGTCTTCGAGCCATGCTAAGGACTCCAGCTTTTTGGGAGGAAGGATACCAGCAGAAGTCGAATCATTGTCGAAAAACCTGAAGGATGTGGACCAAGAGATGTTCAGGAAAATACTGAAAG CTGTGGTCAGTGCTCTGGAGGGGAAGGACTGCAGAGAGGTGATGAAGTCCATAGCAGAGAGCAGTGTCGTCCCTCAGGAGAGGCTCAGTCACATCGTAGCTGGGATGTACAGACTGCTGTCTGAGGCCATCCGCATCCCTGTGTCATCACTTAAACAGGAG GCCTTCAAAGAAGATCTTAGAGAAGTGAG gATACCAGAAGACTTTATCACAGATTTctccagtgttgtttttggaaaTCG TCGTGCGGTTCTAGACGCAGCAACATCCCAGAATGACCCCCACCTGCCTACATTAGACCAACTCAAATGGAGGGTGGATGTTGCCATTTCTACCAG CTCTTTAGCGAGGGCCCTGCAGCCTTCTGTTCTGATGCAGATGAAACTCTCAGATGGAAGTTTTCATCGGTTTGAG GTGCCTGTGACCAAATTCCAGGAGCTACGTTACAACGTGGCTATGATCCTCAAAGAGATGAACGCTCTGGAGAAGAGGAGCATTCTCAAGATCCAAGATTAA
- the LOC133985859 gene encoding LON peptidase N-terminal domain and RING finger protein 3-like, whose amino-acid sequence MGTESEIMLQLAVEAFQSKNFDLAADIYECQLAGIGDPGSRQELMVKRADALAFGGKFTEAFGLYRQASEIDRLRSAHLDNLIEYLTGSIRRQDAGESQPSIPRREEAGAVAAAAAAAGCPGVGATGCGYEDFTCRICLSSLFEPVTLPCGHCFCKKCLERERKEKDRPVVCKECGDTSEGAIGQTYRVNVILSNLLAKWFPALHQAGQLRREGNGLYAEKKMQAALEKYNQAILMAPTDHILFSNRSQIHSSLKHYEKALRDAEMACRLMPLWSKGHVRKAQALVSLGRTEEALREYLVCLSIEPDCRLAKTEAHKLLGDVLAPVTDQVPEHISDYSNILSCRAHIKNSTVAPSQTLSPAQWSSESRRSSAPPVPEWSDSSKVKSQGHLETRKLDHCSLLKRKQKSTEEETDEGGQERRDDRKRFKSEPAEGTESLGCVTGGLLDPTDLECSLCMRLFYEPVTMPCGHTFCLQCLERCLDHNPKCPLCKEELSEYLEQRQYSKTVLMEKLISKYLPSELMERQKIHREEMAEFSNLNKNVPIFVCTMAFPTVPCPLHIFEPCYRLMVRRCMETGTNCFGMCLGDNLKGFADYGCLLEIRDVQFFSDGRSVVDTIGRRRFKVIQHNERDGYNTADIEYLEDIKVEGVAERELQSLHDVVYDLALVWVNSLKAEQKDRIEGHFGPMPEKDSVLQPSPNGPSWCWWLLAVLPLEGRAQLPFLAITSLKDRLSGIRKVLLFMAHNTRHR is encoded by the exons ATGGGGACAGAGAGTGAGATCATGCTGCAGCTCGCAGTGGAGGCTTTCCAGTCCAAAAACTTTGACCTGGCTGCGGATATCTACGAGTGTCAGTTAGCGGGTATTGGAGATCCAGGGAGCCGGCAGGAGCTGATGGTGAAGCGGGCGGACGCTCTCGCATTCGGGGGTAAATTCACGGAGGCTTTTGGTCTGTACCGGCAAGCCTCGGAGAtagatagactcagatctgctCACCTGGACAACCTCATTGAGTACCTGACGGGTAGTATCAGGAGGCAGGATGCGGGTGAGAGTCAACCCAGCATCCCGAGAAGAGAAGAGGCAGGGGCGGtggcggcggcagcagcagcagctggatgCCCCGGTGTTGGTGCTACAGGTTGCGGGTATGAAGACTTCACCTGCCGGATCTGTCTGAGCTCCCTTTTCGAGCCTGTGACTCTGCCGTGCGGACACTGCTTCTGCAAGAAGTGtctggagagggagaggaaggagaaggaccGGCCGGTAGTGTGTAAGGAGTGCGGGGACACCTCCGAGGGGGCAATCGGACAGACTTACAGGGTCAATGTGATTCTCAGTAACCTGCTGGCCAAGTGGTTCCCGGCCCTGCACCAGGCCGGCCAGCTGAGGCGAGAGGGCAACGGGCTATACGCTGAGAAGAAGATGCAAGCCGCTCTGGAGAAATACAACCAAGCCATACTGATGG CACCTACAGACCACATACTGTTCAGCAACCGCTCCCAGATCCACTCCAGTCTGAAACACTATGAAAAGGCTCTGAGAGACGCTGAGATGGCCTGCAGACTCATGCCTCTTTGGTCAAAG GGTCACGTTCGAAAGGCTCAGGCCCTGGTATCGCTGGGCAGGACCGAGGAGGCGTTGAGAGAGTACCTGGTGTGTCTGTCCATAGAGCCGGACTGTAGACTGGCCAAGACCGAAGCTCACAAG CTCCTCGGTGATGTCCTGGCTCCAGTAACAGATCAGGTCCCTGAACACATCTCAGACTACTCCAACATCCTGTCTTGTAGAGCgcacatcaaaaacagcacCGTGGCTCCCTCTCAG acCCTCAGTCCTGCCCAGTGGTCGTCAGAGTCCCGTCgttcctctgctcctcctgtgCCTGAGTGGTCAGACAGCAgtaaagtcaaaagtcagggaCACTTAGAGACCAGGAAGCTGGACCACTGCTCACTCCTCAAACGAAAACAAAagagcacagaggaggagacggacgagggaggacaggagaggagggacGATCGCAAGAGATTCAAGTCTG AGCCCGCAGAGGGGACTGAGTCATTGGGGTGTGTGACTGGTGGCCTCCTGGACCCGACTGATCTGGAATGCTCTCTTTGTATGAG ACTGTTCTATGAGCCGGTCACGATGCCCTGCGGTCACACCTTCTGTCTGCAGTGTCTGGAGAGATGTCTGGACCACAACCCAAAGTGTCCACTCTGTAAAGAAGAGCTGTCTGAG TACCTGGAGCAGAGGCAGTACAGCAAAACAGTGTTAATGGAGAAACTGATATCTAAGTATCTTCCCTCCGAGCTCatggaaagacagaaaatcCACCGGGAGGAGATGGCTGAGTTTTCAAA TCTTAACAAGAATGTGCCTATATTCGTGTGCACCATGGCCTTCCCCACTGTGCCGTGTCCTCTCCATATCTTCGAGCCCTGCTACAGACTCATGGTTCGACGGTGCATGGAGACAGGAACCAACTGCTTCGGCATGTGTCTGGGAGATAACCTCAAAGG CTTTGCAGACTACGGGTGCCTGTTGGAGATCCGTGACGTGCAGTTCTTCTCTGACGGCCGCTCAGTTGTGGACACCATCGGCAGACGGAGGTTTAAAGTCATTCAGCACAACGAGAGGGATGGATACAATACAGCTGACATAGAATATTTGGAGGATATTAAG GTGGAGGGCGTGGCGGAGCGGGAACTGCAGTCCCTTCATGATGTGGTGTATGACCTGGCCCTGGTTTGGGTCAATTCCCTGAAGGCTGAGCAGAAGGATCGTATTGAAGGACACTTTGGACCCATGCCTGAGAAAGACTCTGTACttcag CCCAGTCCTAACGGACCGTCATGGTGTTGGTGGTTATTAGCCGTTCTTCCACTAGAGGGTCGAGCCCAGCTACCGTTCCTGGCCATCACCTCTCTGAAAGATCGCCTCAGCGGGATCCGCAAAGTGCTGCTCTTCATGGCCCACAACACCAGGCACCGGTGA